Proteins from a genomic interval of Kaistia defluvii:
- the waaF gene encoding lipopolysaccharide heptosyltransferase II, translating into MRATDTQSPILLVGPSWVGDMVMAASLVAAIRARFPGRAVDVLAPPAALPIATLIEGVRNAIPLGFGHGQFGPAGRWKIGRSLKSAGYGTAIVLPRAFKAAIAPFAARIPERIGYAAEGRSILLTDARNDADRKTARTIDRFVALAGPAGQSPASPRPRLLQPDVDLTALAGRFGLANDRPVLGLCPGAEYGPAKQWPAAKFAALAQLADEAGYRVRLFGGPKDKTISAEIARLAGVPVDDLSGKTSLIEAAALLGRCDAVVSNDSGLMHVAGALDRPLVVVYGSSSEAMTPPTAPNAEVVSIALSCRPCFKRECPLGTLACLEGIDAQRVFAAVQRVIAVAQAEAAGSIHR; encoded by the coding sequence ATGCGCGCCACAGACACCCAATCCCCCATATTGCTTGTCGGCCCTTCGTGGGTCGGCGACATGGTCATGGCCGCGAGCCTCGTCGCGGCCATCCGCGCGCGATTTCCTGGCCGTGCGGTCGATGTCCTGGCCCCACCGGCGGCCCTCCCCATTGCCACTCTGATCGAAGGCGTCCGCAACGCCATCCCGCTTGGCTTCGGGCACGGTCAGTTCGGGCCGGCCGGCCGCTGGAAGATCGGTCGATCCCTGAAATCAGCAGGCTATGGCACGGCCATCGTGCTGCCCCGCGCCTTCAAGGCGGCCATTGCGCCTTTTGCCGCGCGAATTCCGGAGCGGATCGGCTATGCCGCGGAAGGGCGCAGCATCCTTCTGACCGATGCGCGCAACGACGCAGACCGCAAGACGGCGCGCACCATCGACCGCTTCGTAGCGCTCGCCGGCCCGGCCGGCCAATCGCCGGCGTCTCCGCGTCCCCGCCTGCTGCAGCCGGATGTCGACCTCACTGCCCTCGCCGGCCGCTTTGGCCTGGCCAATGACCGGCCCGTTCTCGGCCTCTGTCCAGGTGCGGAATACGGGCCAGCGAAGCAGTGGCCAGCGGCGAAATTCGCGGCCCTCGCCCAACTCGCCGATGAAGCCGGTTATCGGGTACGCCTGTTCGGCGGCCCCAAGGACAAGACGATCTCCGCCGAAATTGCCCGGCTGGCCGGCGTGCCGGTGGATGATCTCTCCGGCAAGACATCGCTGATCGAAGCCGCTGCGTTGCTCGGCCGCTGCGACGCCGTCGTCTCCAACGATTCGGGCCTGATGCATGTCGCCGGCGCGCTGGACCGGCCGCTTGTCGTCGTTTACGGCTCGAGTTCCGAGGCGATGACGCCGCCGACCGCGCCGAATGCCGAGGTCGTCTCGATCGCGCTCTCCTGCCGGCCCTGCTTCAAGCGCGAATGTCCGCTCGGCACGCTGGCGTGCCTGGAGGGCATTGACGCACAGCGAGTCTTTGCGGCCGTGCAACGTGTGATTGCAGTCGCGCAAGCCGAAGCCGCCGGTTCCATCCACCGCTGA